From the Rhinoraja longicauda isolate Sanriku21f chromosome 5, sRhiLon1.1, whole genome shotgun sequence genome, the window ccattcggcccttcgagccagcaccgccattcaaaatgatcatggctgatcattctcaatcagtaccccgttcctgccttctccccataccccctgacgccgctatccttaagagctctatctagctctctattgaatgcattcagagaattggcttccactgccttctgaggcagagaattccacagatggtcTTTCATTGTTACACTCATCCTTGGCTTTGGTTTATGTAACTTTACCACAAGACAGTAACATCTGCCCGTGACAGACTCAGTAAACGCCGCGAGGCTGGCTGAGTCTGTAAGAAATATGGATGGAGCCTGCTGCAGGTACTCAACATCCCACTTGCACGTCAGGGGAGTCAAAGGAAACCAGATCACACGCAGAATGACCGGGCATTACTGTTTCAATGATGAATGACTTATCTTCTAATTAGTCAGAACTACTTCTTGTTCACTAAACTGTCCGCTGTTCACTGAaagagtggctgtggagaggatgtttccactagtgggagagtctaggaccagaggtcacagcatcagaattaaatgatgttctattaggaaggagacaaggagaaatgtctttagtcagagggtagtgaatctgtgaaattctttgccgcagacagctgtggaggcctcgtcaatgggtatttttaaagcagaaatcgtaaagttcttgattagtacgggtgtcaagggttatggggaaaaggtaggagaatggggttaggagggagagatagatcagtcatgattgaatggtggagtggacttgatgggctgaatggcctaattctactcctattccttatgactaccACAACTTTTTAAATGAAAATGACTAGCTTCCGATCACCGTGGAGAAGATGCATTTGACGTTGACAGCAAGTACAGGTATCAACTATAcccggcagcaactctatctctcaCACATATGCATAGATTGCACATACACAACATGTATAATCAATATTAATGATTAAATGCGTAGCAAATTAAGACCAGAAACGAGCTACAATAGTATTTATTTTCTTAATAAAAGTTAACAAAGCCATTGTTAAGCAGTCAACATACAGCTTACATTCATCAGGGCCCCAGGAATGTGACTTTCCTTTTATTCCAACTTCTATTACACTGCTTTTTTGTTTGTCGCATGCAATGATTCTGTTGCTGACAAGATATTTCTTGATGGCTACATCAGTGGCATCATTAggacaaaataaataaatgcacttccctccccccctcccaaccccaacccagccGTCCCCATCACGGCCTTGTTAGCGTCGCGAGGATCTAGAAGCCCGATGGGTACCAGTCATTGATGTGACATGGTAGAACGCTGTATTCAGCACATTTCTCGCCATCTCTTCACTGCGGAAACCTATATATAGATCAGAATAAAATGCACTCCAGATGGCCTCGACCTAGATTTCTGCCTCTCGCTTTACTTCTTCCTCTGATCAATGACACAATCATACCTGCTCGTCTTCTCCCGCAGAAAAATAATTCACAagtgaaggattttttttttttaaatgacaattttaaaaaagaacAACGAACAAAAATTCGAATCTGTTTAAGAACAACAGCTTATAAAAAGACCGAGCtacctgttttttaaaatttacatATGACCAGGCAAATAGGTGAAATTCAGGATATAACCCCGCATTTAAGCAACGCACGTCAGTATCGTTTCATAAGTAAACTCAtcttatataaataaatatatacatttcGAACGAATGGATTCTGAATACAAGTCATCAGCTGTATTGTGGTAGTTTATGCTGCCCTCTCTGCTGTAGGAATCCAAATGATTAACACCAGTAGAAAATAGCTATTTCAAGTGGATTTTGGATAGATTAAATAGAGGAGATGCTGATAAAGAAGACGGTGGCTGTTTCCTAATAGTTCTGGCTTTAGGTTGCATTATGAAACAAATATCGGTGACAGCTCAGAGCTTACAAGGGCTTCTGCCACATCATTATAGTGACGATTTTCTATTCAACTCGTGAGGTCTTTCCTCTGCCCGATATATATTGTGTCACCAAGATTGCAAATTCAGGATGTGATTTTAGTCACTGTCTGCAGATTTCTCTGAGGCATCAGCTGATACAAGTTCTACAACCTGGTGTGTTATTACAGCAAAAGTGTTCAAAGAACTGCCTGCTGCTTGGGACTGAGGAGGGACAGCAAGTCTGCAGCAACTTGCAAAGCTTCATTCTTTGCCAAAACTAGCAGTGCGTCATCCAGCTCGCTATCTCCCACAgcgctggcaacattttcaaaaCGAGTGATAGGAGATTACAAACCTGAAGATCATAAACATCAGCTTGGCGCAATTTCCCAAACCCATCTGGTTTTTAGCAAGTCATTCCATCAAACCTCCCCACTGTAAGTTGTGCAAAATGTCAGCTCTctggttagtcatagagtcataggttgAACTTTAAAATTGCAGAGGAAGGGAACTTTAAACTTTTTCCACAGCACATATTTACAATCGTaacgttttaagaaacatttaagacaggtaaatggataggacagtgttagagggatatgggccaaacgcaggcaggcgggactagtgtaggtgggacatgttggctggtgtgggcaagttgggccacaggttctgttttcacgctgtaggaCTCTAGGGCATGCAAGTGGTGGGAATGCTTCCACTCCTGTGACATGCATCTGCACAGAAGAACTAAATGAATCAACTAGTCAGGCTCAGATGAAATAAGCTGCACATGGAAGCAGTCAATTGTCTACATTGCCAAGGTTCCCTGCTGTTGTGATGTGGCAAGGCTCGTTCATGCTGAGGAAATGAACAAATGTTATGAGCTGGATTTATTCACTGGCTAACGAGTTTCTAGTATTACCCCAGTACACCCCTTCCCCAGAGCATTCATGCATTATTACCAAGTCGTGCTAAAGCATTCAGATTCTAACGTTTTACTGTCGGGCTGAGAATCTAATTTACTACTTTTTATAAATAATGCAGGCTTGTCCGTGCAAATATTTGTTATTTACATGCCCTCTCTGCACCATTCCTTACCACAGTGTCTCTGTGTTTTGTGCCTCCTGcctataaaaaatatttttttcccccactAATTGCTAAAAGTTGTATTTTTGTCAAACTCtcacatttcaagtaaccctttcattCCCTCTTTCAAAAGAGATTTGAAGAGATGCACTTTCAATAactctcgtttccccttccccctgactagtctgaagaagggtctggacccgaaacgtcacccatcccttctctccagagatgctgcctgtcccgctgagttactccagcatttctgtgtctaacttcggttcaaaccagcatctgcagttccttcctctcacaatgcacaatagacaatgggtgcaggaggaggccattcggcccttcgagccagcaccgccattcaatgtgatcatggctgatcattctcaatcagtaccccgttcctgccttctccccataccccctgactccgctatccttaagagctctatctagctctctcttgaatgcattcagagaatttgcctccgctgccttctgaggcagagaattccacagattcacaactctctgactgaaaaagtttttcctcgtctcagttcaccTTTCAATAAAAATCCACATCAACTCGCGGGGCTCAGTTTTCACCATTACTTTGCTGTTTTTTCACCCGCGTGTGCTCCTTTGAAATAGGCTGTTGCCAAGCGGGATTTATTTCGCAGTTCTCACACAATGtgagactgggggagagagagagaggcctgCGGACAACATCAATTAAACCGCTCTCCGAACTCCGGAGGGCGTGCtattgaatgggggtgggggaccaGGAGAGTCCTTGATCTTTGTGCATCCAGCTGTTTTCAAACAGCGCCCCGTTCCACTGGAgcagactgactgactgacgaccgACCCACCTTCCATTCCAAAGCAAAGAGGGAATGcatggggttacttgaaattagagagcaaaccagcatctgaaatccCTTCCTACGCAAAACAAAACTGAGGATTGTTAGTGATTTCGCAAAGTTAGTGGGAGGCaggtaaacttttttttttttaaaggcgaaCAAAAAAAAACGCTATGGTTGCACTTAAATTAGACGGCGCCTCCCGTTTCGTTCTATTGACTGGGGGCCAGATTTAAGCGGCTGGAATTTCTGATAAGCAGTCGGTTGTTTTGTGATGGGACATCGCTTGGACGATAAAACTTCCGAATTTGGGAAGTTTAAAAACAATGTTAGCTGCCCCACCGTTTTGTTTTATTGCTCCAGGCAATTCTGTTCTGACTTATTATTCTATGAAAACGGCGAGGCGGTTACTGCAGCAATGAATCCTTCCCCTCCCCGACTAGGATACATTGGAAGtccaaatcatagaaacatagaaaataggtgcaggaggaggccattcggtccttcgagccagcaccgccattcattgtgatcatggctgatcatccacagtcagtaacccgtgcctgccttctccccataccccttgattccactagcccccagagctctatctaactctctcttaaatccatccagtgatttggcctccactgccctctgtggcagagaattccacaaattcacaactctctgggtgaaaaagttccttctcccctcagttttaaatggcctcccctttattcttagactgtggcccctggttctggactcgcccaacattgggaacatttttgctgcatcgagcttgtccagtccttttgtaattttagatgtttctataagatcccctttgtaAGTTTCAAGAAGTAGTCTACTCTTGAGCACAAGGTTTGAAGGCTAGCACTGCCTTCTAGCAGCCTCCctgttattttgtttgtttttggcACAGTTTCACCGCAGGTCGTAAAAGAGAGAGCTAAGGATCACataaacacacaaaacacacacacacatgcacagcagCGCATGGAACCGGTCCCACTTTGAGTGTCAAACCTTTTAGTCACTGTCGGAGTTCCATGGTGCGACAGTAACTTTAAAACCATCTGAAATGAATAGATGTCATCATGCATTGAGATTACAAATAATGaataatttctttaaaaaaaaaatccatccagGTCGTATTTAGTCCCGAATAAAGTCTTTTTTTGTTCTCCTCCCCCGTCATTGTACATTACACGTCCGAACTAGGACTAAGGTTTGTCAACCTGGGATCAGAGTTAATTTCGTACCGGTAATGGTAGCCTTCCATGTGGTCTCGGCACGCATCCCTGAAGTTGTTAAGCCACTTTTTGATGCCTTTTCGGTTCAGGTACAAGACAAACATGAAGATCACCCCGATCAGGGCCAAGACCAGCCCGAGAAAGACGTACGAAGTTTGCAACACGCTCTCCATGCCCCCTTGGTAGGAACACTGCAAGTCGGAGTAGCGAGCTAGGAGGATGGATTTATTTCCTAGGCTCCCTGGCGACGAGCAGAGCAAGCTGCGTTTCTCCACCACCTTGTCGGTGATTTGAAGCCAAGCCCAGAAATCCTTGAGGCCGCAGTCGCAGACGAATGGGTTGTTCCGCAGGTCCACCCTCAGCTGGGGCTGACCGCTCAACTCGACCAACGTGCCGTTGCTCACCGTCTTCAGGGCGTTGGACCTGAGGTCGAGCAGCTGAAGGTTGAGGTCTTGGAAAGTGTCTCTGAAGGAGACGAAGGAGTTGTTGCCCAGTTGCAGTTGCCGCAGGCTGGTCAGGCGTGAGAAGGCTCTGGCGGGCATGTACAAGAGGTCGTTGTGGGACATGTCCAGGTGCACCAGGTTGTCCAGGGAGCCGTTCTGGAGCAGGTCGGACACTTGCTCGGCCATCGAGTCGTTGTGTAGCGCCCGGCTCAGGTTGAGCTCCCGCAGGCTGTGGGAGTTTCCGAAAGCCTCTGGGTGAAGCGTGGAGATGGGGTTGTTGCTGAGGTCCAGCTGCCGCAGGCTGGGCATGGAGGCGAACGCCAGCGACTCGATGCTGTCGATCTTGTTGCCGCTCAGGTTGAGGCTGAGCAGGTGTTCGAGGCGGCGGCCGAACGAGCCGGCGCCCAGGGAGGAGATGCCGCTGCCGGTGATGAACAGCCTCTCCACGGCGGCCGGGATGTCGCTGGGGATGGAGCTCAGCTCCCTGCTCACGCACTTCACCTTGGTCGGCGGCTCAGAGCACTCGCAGAGCATGGGGCAAGGGTTGGAGgacatggaggaggaggaggaggaggcggccgAGCCGTGGAGTTGCAACTGCAACAATAGCAGCAGAAGGAGAAGGGGCAACGAGAGAGGCAGGGGCGGGGTGGGCCGAGACGGGACACAGACCCGAGACCCCTCCGGGCGGCACAAACTTTGCACCGGGCTGCACCCAGGCATGCTCTccctgcccacccacccacccaccaaccaACCCAGCAAAGATTGCAACCTCTGCAAAATGCGCGCACACACTGGAGGGGgccagagggtggggggagtttaAGGTTTGTtttagaggagggagagagagagagagagggaacacaCACTGGCGGCGTGGAGGGGGCCTGAGAGGGTGGGGgccagagagggtgggggggggggagtttaaggTTTGTtctggagaagggagagagagggaaatgtaTCGGGTCGGCTGTTGCAAACGATCTAAATCTTTGCCAGAGGCCGAGGATTATAATCgatggatggggggtgggggggaagcaaAAGGAGCCCGGAGGTTTTAATGGAAGAAATCAGAGGCACCGCCGAGCCTAGAAACTCCTCCTGctctgagagagtgagtgagagacagagtgtgtgtgtgtgtgtgtatgtgagtgtgtgtggtttCAACGCGCTCCTGCAAGCGCCCCGCCCCCggtcccactccccctcacctctctcgccTCTTCCACGcaatcccttcctcccccccccacccccccccccccccccccccccacttcctcgGCGATCTGAACTTTTTTCTGCCGCGTTTGTAGCCGCTCCTTCGCCCCCCAACCTCCAGCGCCGGCTGCAAGTCCCCGCTTCCTCGCCCGCCCCACGTTGGTCAAATCCCTTCCAAGAACCTGCTCCCAAAGTCTCGGGTTACTTGTTCAGAGtcttggttttaaaaaaaaattcaacttGTTCTTGAGCCTCTTGTTTTTGATGGCTCGATGATCAATCCTGCTCAGCGGGAATATAttaaaacacaaacacacacacacaaaggggtAACTGATCCAATCGTGTCCAGAAAACCCCAGAGCGCCACCTCCTccacttctcccccacccccccccccttttttttaacTGGACCCTGGTTTAATTTTAACGCGTTTCAAGGATTTCTCTGCCAATCGCTGCGAGAACGGACATGATTCGCTGTGTCCCAGTGATAGGACTATTcgaacagagagagggggggtattCGCCGAATCACCACGTCTCCGCTACCAGGGCACTGAAAGGAAACGGCGCTTTGCTTCTCTGTTCGTGGAGGGAGACTATTGAGTGCATCGTGTTGTGATTGCTGCACTTCATAACCGAAAGGAAGACATCTCCCCATCCTGCACCTCCACTTACATGCTGCGATTAAACACTGCAAACCAGCTGTTCGTGTGTGTTTAGGAGAGAACTTGTAAcacattaattcacaaaatgctggagtaactcagcaggtcaggcagcatctcaggagagaaggaatgggtgacgtttcgggtcgagacccttcttcagactgaagaagtgtgagtgtgagagagagacagagtgtgtgtgtgtgtgtgtgtgtatgtgtcagtctgaagaagggtctcgacccgaaacgtcacccattccttctctcctgagatgctgcctgacctgctgagttactccagcattttgtgaataaataccttcgatttgtaccagcatctgcagttattttcttattgtaaCACATTAAAATCGTTCTTTAAAAACAAAGGGGAGAGGAAAAGTGGGTAATATATTCACTTGGTGTAACAATTGTTCTAAACAAAGGGTAAATGggaagtatgtaggaaggaactgcagatgctggtttacaccgaagatagacacaaaatgctggagtgactcagtgggtcaggcagcatctcaggagagaaggcatgggtgacgtttcgggtcgagacccttcttcagattgaagaagcccatctcgctgagttgcttcagcatttttgtgtttaaatagGAAGAATGTTTCTCAAAGGCCAATGAAACCCCCATCGCCTTTCATAAACAGAATGGGCCGAGCCTGTTACCTTGAAAACATGGGGTTTTGTTTATACATTTCTGGAATAGTTGGAGCGGATACTTGATCCTCGTTAATAGATTGCAGGTGCCCGCTACAGATCGGGCTGcatatgtaatgtattattagtctgtggagggaatggacaggcgacgtttgagattgggacccttcttcagacttcagcatctgaagaagtgttcccggcccgaaacgtcgcctgtccatcccccccacagttgctgcctgacccgctgaattactccggcactttgtgttttactcaagattccggcaTGTGCATTTCCATGTGTCTCCGATGTATTGGTCTGTTTGCCCGTCGTCCTATGTCAGGATATAGGAACTCTTGTGGAAAACGGGGCATGGGTTTCAACTAACCCACTCTccaaccccctccttccacccacgGTTCTCGGTGGGGTATGTGAACGCCGGGTCTGATTTGCCGAGTCGCTTTTTGAATCGGGCGACGGAATACTGTACCATTTAAAATGATCGCACCCCCCTCTCACACCTCTAAAGCATAAAAGTCTGCGAATACAGTCTGTTTGCGCGTGTTCTGGGTCGCTTGGGACAGACGAAACTTGGACATTTCTGAAGAAATATCAGATTTGCCTTTAAACCAAACATATTGCcagatttattcataaaatgctggagtaactcagcaggtcaggcagcatctcgggagagaaggaatgggtgacgtttggggccgagacccttcttcagactgattgccttCAAACATATTGCCAGGGTCGCGATTTGTTTGGAAATGCATTGGGCGTGAGTATTTACATAGcagcagagatacagtgaaactgGAACAATATTTTTGTGGCAGTAAAAACTTACCGAGCTGGGGTTATCAAATAGAAAGACATAGCtttatacaaacatagaaaacagaataataataataataataataataataataataataataataataataataataataataataataataataatactttttaaaaatcagtctgaagacgggtctcgacccgaaacgtcacccattccttctctcctgagatgctgcctgacctgctgagttattccagcattttgtgaataaataccttctctcctgagatgctgcctgacccgctgagttactccagctttttgtgataccttcgatttgtaccagcatctgcagttattttcctacataataatagtaataataataatattaataatatttagATATGCTTTCCGTCCTCTCCTTGGAACTATTTTGCTTTCAAATTCAGATATCTGTTACAGGTGAGGGGACTGGAATCGTTTATACAAAATGTCGTGTCTTTTGTGCGTTACTTGGCTTCACTAACACGCTTTCTTACAACGTTTTAGatcaatcaggagaggaatagatgcacagagtctcttgcccagagtaggggaatcgaggaccacaagacacaggtttaaagtgaagcggaaaagatctaataggaaattGAGtagtaaccttttccacacaaagggtggtggatgtgtggaacgagctgccagaggaggtagttgaaacagggactattgtaacgtttaagaaacagttagacaggtgcatggataggacaggtttggagggatatggactacacccaggcaggtgggacaagtgtagatgggacatattggtcggtgtgggcagattgggccgaagggcctgtttccgccctccattactctatgactattttAAACTGCCGTCTTATCCAGTTTCCCAGTCCAACCTCCCTTCTCCCGCTCTGCTCCTGCTCAATTAAATTCTCTGAACTGCGGGGAGGTTTGACGACGACGGGCATTTTGCCCAGCCTGCAATTGTTGTCCTGTGTCCAAGCAGAAATGTGTGGGGTTGAGATTTACCCGGACAGGTGAGAGCGGGCTCAGGTGCAATGTTCAGGAGACATaagaaaaatgcagatgctgggaatcttgatcaaaacacagagtgttggaggagctcagcagcggCTCAGGCAGTTACTGTGGAACGAATGCACGGGCGATGTTTCCCTTCTTTCAGGCTCGGTTTCATTAAAACCTTGTGGATGCATTCCCACATGTTGCAAATTCCTCAGATGAAGTTGTTACTGGAGCGAAGGACCAATGCTCCGGGATCCGCCGAtgatgcacgcaacaaaaggcatCATCTCCCGTTGGGTAGATCCGTCCTCACATTGTAAAAACCCGTGTGCTCTAGTGGAGAGTCTAAAAGAAAACCCAGAACTCCGACGAAGTTTTTGGTTTATATGCCGGAAGAAAGTTTTTATTACTATGTCTCCTCGGGCCGGTATTGGCAACGATGAACAAAAATCTGGAATTAGGTATATGTAGCGAAGTTCAGAAAGAGCGCGCATAAAGAATTTGATCCGGGTATTGGAAATCGTGTAGCATTTTGATATAGAATAGATGGAGAAATAGACTGCATGTGCAGATGTGTCAATTAACTAAAGATGTCGTTTTCAGGTAACAGTTAAGGGAATCAGAAACAGAAGCAAGCTGAGGATTTGTTAtaatatacgcacacacatacaaaatATTTCAGTgtatccacacacactcacacatatatacgtgtgtgtatatatacacattcacacacacataaagtgaactttttgttgtttattatggtgtctactgagtactaagtttacatatctggtgtgcagctgcaagtaaggatttcattgttccctttccGCGTACATGGCAATAAACCCGACCCCATGATTTTACACGGGATTGTGATCTGGCAATACACACACTGCATTGCCTGAAATGTTGATCAGAGCAGATCCAATGGTAACTTGGAAAAAAAATAGATTCGAAAAGGGGAAAATGTGGGATTAGGACGAACCGAAACATTACCAACTCCAACTAAagcccaagaagggtctcgacccgaaacgtcacccattccttccctccagagatgctgcatgtcccgatgagttactccagcattttgtgtctagcccagaaacatagaaacatagaaaataggtgcaggagtaggccattcggcccttcgagcctgcaccgccattcaatatgatcatggctgatcatctagctcagtatcctgtacctgccttctctccatacccctgatccctttagccacaagggccacatctaactccctcttaaatatagccaatgaactggcctcagccaccttctgtggtagagaattccacagagtcaccactctctgtgtgaagaaatgttttctcatctcggtcctaaaagacttcccccttatctttaaactgtgacccctgattctggacttccccaacatcgggaacaatcttcctgcatctagcctctccaaccccttaagaattttatatgtttctataagatcccccctcagtcttctaaattccagcgagtatcagccgagtctatccagaactacgaactgccttggttgcTCTGGGGTCTAGGCGCTTTGTTTTTTGCCTTTGTGTTTTTATATTGAACTTGTTTTTGCTGTTTATTATGGTGTCCACTGAACAGCATGTTTACATAttatgttgtgctgctacaagtaagaatctaAATGGTCCGTTTCCGCACATTTGACAATAAGACATTTGTGATTCTTGACTAGAAGCAGGAAGATGTTGTATTTTGGATAACAtataacagtacaggaacagtgtcgagttatagagtcatagagtgatacagtgtggaaacagggccttcggctcaacttgccca encodes:
- the tpbg gene encoding trophoblast glycoprotein isoform X1; the protein is MPGCSPVQSLCRPEGSRVCVPSRPTPPLPLSLPLLLLLLLLQLQLHGSAASSSSSSMSSNPCPMLCECSEPPTKVKCVSRELSSIPSDIPAAVERLFITGSGISSLGAGSFGRRLEHLLSLNLSGNKIDSIESLAFASMPSLRQLDLSNNPISTLHPEAFGNSHSLRELNLSRALHNDSMAEQVSDLLQNGSLDNLVHLDMSHNDLLYMPARAFSRLTSLRQLQLGNNSFVSFRDTFQDLNLQLLDLRSNALKTVSNGTLVELSGQPQLRVDLRNNPFVCDCGLKDFWAWLQITDKVVEKRSLLCSSPGSLGNKSILLARYSDLQCSYQGGMESVLQTSYVFLGLVLALIGVIFMFVLYLNRKGIKKWLNNFRDACRDHMEGYHYRYEINSDPRLTNLSPSSDV
- the tpbg gene encoding trophoblast glycoprotein isoform X2, which translates into the protein MPGCSPVQSLCRPEGSRVCVPSRPTPPLPLSLPLLLLLLLLQLQLHGSAASSSSSSMSSNPCPMLCECSEPPTKVKCVSRELSSIPSDIPAAVERLFITGSGISSLGAGSFGRRLEHLLSLNLSGNKIDSIESLAFASMPSLRQLDLSNNPISTLHPEAFGNSHSLRELNLSRALHNDSMAEQVSDLLQNGSLDNLVHLDMSHNDLLYMPARAFSRLTSLRQLQLGNNSFVSFRDTFQDLNLQLLDLRSNALKTVSNGTLVELSGQPQLRVDLRNNPFVCDCGLKDFWAWLQITDKVVEKRSLLCSSPGSLGNKSILLARYSDLQCSYQGGMESVLQTSYVFLGLVLALIGVIFMFVLYLNRKGIKKWLNNFRDACRDHMEGYHYRDSCWKI